A window of the Bacillus andreraoultii genome harbors these coding sequences:
- the murC gene encoding UDP-N-acetylmuramate--L-alanine ligase yields MTIYHFVGIKGSGMSALAQILHNMGLQVQGSDVEKHYFTQDALEKLGIEILPFNADNIKPGMTIIAGNAFPDTHEEVERAKELGLPIIRYHRFLGDFLQNYTSIAVTGSHGKTSTTGLLSHVMELAKPTSYLIGDGTGKGVKDSTYFVFEACEYRRHFLSYFPDYCIMTNIDFDHPDYYANVEDVFSAFQEMALQVKKGIIAYGDDEHLQKIQAKVPVLFYGFGDENDFQARNIEITSEGTTFDVFVRNNYYSTFSIPLFGDHNVLNALAIITICHYEDIDASVIREGLKTFHGVKRRFTEKKIGSQILIDDYAHHPTEIRATLNSARQKYPDKKLVAVFQPHTFTRTQTFLNDFADSLNGADEVFLCEIFGSARENHGNLSINDLQSKVDGAQILQEKDVEKLATFDNSVILFMGAGDIHKYQEAYETYLANNHKTI; encoded by the coding sequence ATGACTATTTATCATTTTGTAGGAATTAAAGGTTCCGGGATGAGTGCTCTTGCGCAAATCCTTCATAATATGGGTCTACAAGTTCAAGGATCAGATGTAGAAAAACATTACTTTACTCAAGATGCCTTGGAAAAATTAGGGATTGAAATATTACCATTTAATGCAGATAATATAAAACCAGGAATGACAATAATTGCGGGGAATGCCTTCCCAGATACACATGAAGAAGTTGAAAGAGCAAAGGAATTAGGGCTTCCTATTATTCGATATCATCGTTTTCTAGGTGACTTTCTTCAAAACTATACGAGCATCGCAGTAACTGGTTCCCATGGGAAAACGTCAACGACAGGATTACTTTCCCATGTTATGGAATTAGCAAAACCTACTTCATATTTAATAGGGGATGGTACGGGAAAAGGAGTTAAAGACTCGACGTATTTTGTGTTTGAAGCATGTGAATATCGACGCCATTTCTTATCATACTTTCCAGATTACTGTATTATGACAAATATTGATTTTGATCATCCAGATTATTATGCAAATGTAGAGGATGTATTCTCAGCATTCCAAGAAATGGCTTTACAGGTGAAGAAAGGAATCATTGCTTATGGCGACGATGAACATTTACAGAAAATTCAAGCAAAGGTTCCTGTTCTCTTTTATGGATTCGGTGACGAAAACGACTTTCAAGCTCGTAATATAGAAATAACGAGCGAAGGAACAACTTTTGACGTGTTTGTACGAAACAATTATTATTCTACCTTTTCTATCCCATTATTTGGAGATCATAATGTCTTAAATGCTTTAGCCATCATTACGATTTGCCATTATGAGGATATAGATGCATCAGTAATCCGTGAAGGTTTAAAAACTTTTCATGGAGTTAAAAGGCGGTTTACTGAGAAAAAAATAGGCTCACAAATATTAATTGATGACTATGCCCACCATCCAACTGAAATTCGTGCAACATTAAATTCGGCAAGACAAAAATATCCAGATAAAAAATTAGTTGCCGTTTTTCAACCACATACATTTACAAGAACGCAAACATTTTTAAATGACTTTGCTGATAGTTTGAATGGCGCGGACGAAGTTTTCCTTTGCGAAATTTTCGGTTCAGCGCGTGAAAATCACGGGAACTTATCAATTAATGATTTACAGTCAAAAGTCGATGGAGCACAAATTTTACAAGAAAAGGATGTAGAAAAATTAGCTACATTTGACAATAGTGTAATTCTTTTCATGGGTGCTGGTGATATTCATAAATACCAAGAAGCATACGAAACATATTTAGCCAATAATCATAAAACGATATAA
- a CDS encoding LysR family transcriptional regulator substrate-binding protein, whose translation MKFRHLPLILLHRSSVVGQYELIINEFNKRNLVPNIICEYPDVDIILEMVSNEIGVTIVPESTLSRNNIRGVQMLRIQNTKIVSNSAIIWLKDRYISNSAKHFIRLFQNPDFDQGLHIEKEIKKSGPQTQPTRYNSQSNLAIVSCWHLWTAYFISFYDYWLNMFRMLLGIYEYHQHP comes from the coding sequence ATTAAATTCAGACATTTACCTTTAATATTATTACATCGTAGTAGTGTTGTTGGCCAATACGAACTTATCATAAATGAATTTAATAAAAGAAATCTAGTTCCAAATATTATTTGTGAATACCCAGATGTTGACATTATTTTAGAGATGGTTAGTAATGAAATCGGTGTCACCATCGTACCTGAATCTACCTTGTCCAGAAATAATATTCGTGGTGTTCAAATGCTTCGGATTCAAAATACAAAAATCGTATCAAACTCTGCTATTATCTGGTTAAAAGATCGTTATATCTCCAACAGCGCCAAACATTTTATTCGTCTCTTTCAAAACCCAGATTTTGATCAAGGTTTACATATTGAAAAGGAAATAAAAAAAAGCGGTCCACAAACGCAGCCAACACGATACAATAGCCAGTCTAATCTAGCTATTGTATCGTGTTGGCATTTATGGACAGCTTATTTTATATCGTTTTATGATTATTGGCTAAATATGTTTCGTATGCTTCTTGGTATTTATGAATATCACCAGCACCCATGA
- a CDS encoding NAD-dependent succinate-semialdehyde dehydrogenase has translation MQNYKLLINGVWIGDDLEQIEVINPATNEVIATVPKAGGGEALACVDAAYEALSEWSQKTAEERGRLLFKWFSLIEEQKEYLGKMMTMEQGKPLKEAIGEISYANGYISWYAEEGKRVYGDIVPASHPNKRIFIRKQPVGVVAAITPWNFPAAMITRKVAPALAAGCTIVIKPATQTPLTGIKLVELANQAGIPKGVVNIVTGSSSEIGKVWMRDERVRKITFTGSTEVGKLLMKQAADTVKKISLELGGLAPFIIMDDADIDKAVQGLLTSKFRNAGQTCICANRIYVHKSIEEEFTVKFANAVSKLKVGNGLDESTDIGPLIDLSAIEKVDEQVQDAIQKGAKVVVGGKSVEGSNGHFYEPTVLTKVTDQMVCMTEETFGPLVPITTFETEDEVIKRANNTPFGLASYIFTENIGKAIRLSEALEYGIVGINDGAPSTPQAPFGGFKESGLGREGGYQGIEEYLETKYISLGF, from the coding sequence ATTCAAAACTATAAATTATTGATTAATGGGGTGTGGATTGGAGATGACTTAGAACAAATCGAGGTGATAAATCCGGCAACAAATGAAGTGATTGCAACTGTTCCAAAAGCTGGAGGAGGCGAGGCTCTAGCTTGTGTCGACGCAGCTTATGAAGCTCTTTCTGAATGGTCACAAAAAACGGCTGAAGAACGTGGGCGTCTGCTATTTAAATGGTTTTCATTAATTGAAGAACAAAAAGAATACTTAGGAAAAATGATGACGATGGAACAAGGGAAGCCATTAAAAGAAGCAATTGGGGAAATTAGTTATGCGAACGGGTATATCTCTTGGTATGCAGAGGAAGGAAAAAGGGTGTACGGAGATATCGTACCTGCTTCTCACCCAAATAAAAGAATTTTTATAAGAAAACAACCCGTTGGTGTAGTTGCAGCAATTACACCTTGGAATTTTCCGGCAGCGATGATTACACGAAAGGTGGCACCAGCACTCGCAGCGGGATGTACAATTGTAATTAAACCTGCTACACAAACACCGTTAACAGGAATTAAACTTGTTGAATTAGCAAACCAAGCAGGTATTCCGAAAGGTGTCGTTAATATCGTAACTGGAAGTTCTAGTGAAATAGGTAAAGTTTGGATGCGTGATGAGCGAGTGCGAAAAATCACATTCACCGGTTCTACTGAAGTTGGTAAATTATTAATGAAGCAAGCGGCCGACACAGTGAAGAAAATATCGTTAGAATTAGGTGGTCTTGCACCATTTATCATCATGGACGATGCCGATATTGATAAGGCAGTTCAAGGCTTACTTACATCTAAATTTAGAAATGCGGGACAAACTTGCATTTGTGCAAATCGAATTTATGTTCATAAGTCGATTGAAGAAGAGTTTACAGTAAAGTTTGCTAATGCTGTTTCAAAGCTAAAAGTAGGGAATGGATTGGATGAAAGTACAGATATTGGTCCATTAATTGATTTATCTGCGATTGAAAAAGTGGATGAGCAAGTACAAGATGCTATTCAAAAAGGGGCAAAAGTGGTTGTAGGAGGAAAATCAGTTGAAGGAAGTAACGGGCATTTTTATGAGCCAACTGTCTTAACAAAAGTGACTGACCAAATGGTATGCATGACTGAGGAAACTTTTGGACCACTAGTACCAATAACAACCTTTGAAACTGAAGATGAAGTAATAAAAAGAGCAAACAATACGCCATTCGGTTTAGCCTCTTATATCTTTACAGAGAATATCGGCAAAGCCATTCGACTAAGTGAAGCTCTAGAATATGGTATTGTCGGAATCAATGATGGTGCACCATCTACACCGCAAGCTCCTTTTGGTGGATTTAAAGAGAGTGGGCTTGGTCGTGAAGGTGGCTATCAAGGGATAGAAGAATATTTGGAGACGAAATATATTTCATTGGGATTTTAA
- a CDS encoding DUF948 domain-containing protein encodes MEAVLYISVAVIAIAFFILVIYIIQTLKSLTQTLNNISHTVEGLEEQLQGVTRETESLLKTTNHLAEDLSEKSKRLDSVVIAVEEVGKTVQSFNHSLTGISNKIINKIYTNEEKLSQVVGWGKIAMEFKDKWKQVRARKKQTETHIVIEKQEE; translated from the coding sequence ATGGAAGCAGTATTATACATAAGTGTGGCGGTTATTGCAATCGCATTTTTCATCTTAGTCATTTATATCATTCAAACACTAAAGTCATTAACACAAACATTAAACAACATTTCACATACGGTTGAGGGGTTAGAAGAGCAATTACAAGGGGTAACAAGAGAGACGGAAAGCTTACTAAAAACAACGAATCATTTGGCCGAAGATTTAAGTGAAAAATCAAAAAGACTCGATTCAGTAGTCATTGCAGTAGAAGAAGTTGGGAAGACCGTTCAATCATTTAATCATTCATTAACGGGGATTTCTAATAAAATTATTAACAAAATATATACCAATGAGGAAAAACTATCACAAGTAGTCGGTTGGGGGAAAATTGCAATGGAGTTTAAAGATAAGTGGAAACAAGTAAGAGCGCGAAAAAAACAAACAGAAACGCATATTGTTATTGAAAAACAAGAGGAATAG
- a CDS encoding YtxH domain-containing protein, with translation MEEKRSTETKETKDFLTGVIIGGIVGSLAALLFAPKSGKDIRHDLQSKAYLALDKTDELKNIVIQKGNDVREFASDAKGRMTKAVKEQTDVLVGAVQSVTKKTGEDAIEVLEDARKTIEELSNEIDEKLDALKNN, from the coding sequence ATGGAAGAAAAAAGATCGACTGAAACAAAGGAGACGAAAGATTTCTTAACTGGGGTTATAATTGGTGGTATTGTCGGTTCACTAGCAGCATTATTATTTGCACCTAAGTCTGGCAAAGATATTCGTCATGATCTTCAGTCAAAAGCATATTTAGCTCTAGATAAAACCGATGAACTGAAAAACATCGTCATTCAAAAAGGAAATGATGTACGAGAATTTGCGAGTGATGCAAAAGGGCGAATGACCAAAGCAGTTAAAGAACAAACCGATGTTCTTGTTGGTGCTGTTCAATCGGTTACGAAAAAAACTGGCGAAGATGCAATAGAAGTATTAGAGGATGCAAGAAAAACAATTGAAGAATTATCGAATGAAATTGATGAAAAATTGGATGCTTTAAAAAACAATTGA
- the ytxJ gene encoding bacillithiol system redox-active protein YtxJ, with translation MGLKQIYEKQDLRTILEQESHFFLFKHSLTCPISQGAFEQFNEYLSKHSKINGYYLTVQESRTLSNDIADQYEIKHESPQIFYMKNGLVQWHTSHQKITVSAIEEIVNS, from the coding sequence ATGGGGTTAAAACAAATATACGAAAAGCAAGACCTCCGAACAATTCTAGAACAGGAAAGTCATTTCTTCCTCTTCAAACATAGCCTTACGTGTCCAATTAGCCAAGGAGCATTTGAACAATTCAATGAATATTTATCGAAACATAGTAAAATAAACGGCTATTATTTAACTGTTCAAGAAAGTCGGACATTATCAAATGATATTGCTGACCAATACGAAATTAAACATGAATCACCTCAAATATTTTATATGAAAAACGGATTGGTACAATGGCATACATCCCATCAAAAGATTACCGTTTCTGCAATCGAAGAAATTGTAAATAGCTAA